Proteins encoded in a region of the Drosophila busckii strain San Diego stock center, stock number 13000-0081.31 chromosome 2L, ASM1175060v1, whole genome shotgun sequence genome:
- the LOC108608384 gene encoding potassium voltage-gated channel protein Shaw isoform X1: MTYIPKRMQHYAHAAMNLINMDSENRVVLNVGGIRHETYKATLKKIPATRLSRLTEALANYDPILNEYFFDRHPGVFAQVLNYYRTGKLHYPTDVCGPLFEEELEFWGLDSNQVEPCCWMTYTQHRDTQETLAVLDRLDLDTEKPSEEELARKFGFEEDYYKGTISWWQEMKPRIWSLFDEPYSSNAAKTIGVVSVFFICISILSFCLKTHPDMRVPIVHNVTVKTANGSAAWFLDKSMTNAHIAFFYIECVCNAWFTFEILVRFISSPNKCEFLKSSVNIIDYIATLSFYIDLVLQRFASHLENADILEFFSIIRIMRLFKLTRHSSGLKILIQTFRASAKELTLLVFFLVLGIVIFASLVYYAERIQPNPHNDFNSIPLGLWWALVTMTTVGYGDMAPKTYIGMFVGALCALAGVLTIALPVPVIVSNFAMYYSHTQARAKLPKKRRRVLPVEQPRQPQRAPGGAVSGCGTPGSGPHSGPMGSGGTGPRRMNNKTKDLVSPKSVAQLFTGPLGASIVAMSPRTMLDLNPALAMGKPTFQPRFPTQLAATGNTMGAAAATATTTAATAPIVPATVAAAAAATVVTAATAATLPAVPSIAVTASLGKDFSTTTTSTTTTTLDNSSKKAFL; this comes from the exons ATGACATATATACCTAAAAGAATGCAACATTATGCGCATGCAGCCATGAATCTGATTAATATGGATTCGGAAAATCGCGTCGTGCTCAATGTGGGTGGCATTAGGCACGAGACGTACAAGGCCACCCTCAAGAAAATACCAGCGACTCGATTGTCGCGTCTAACCGAAGCGCTCGCCAACTATGATCCCATACTCAATGAGTACTTCTTCGATCGACATCCCGGCGTATTCGCTCAAGTGCTCAACTACTACAG aACCGGCAAGCTGCATTATCCCACAGATGTCTGCGGTCCGCTGTTTGAAGAGGAATTGGAATTTTGGGGCTTAGACTCAAATCAAGTGGAACCCTGCTGCTGGATGACCTATACACAG CATCGTGACACGCAGGAAACTTTAGCCGTTTTAGATCGTTTAGATCTGGATACGGAAAAACCGTCCGAAGAGGAATTGGCGCGCAAGTTTGGCTTTGAGGAGGATTACTACAAAGGCACCATATCCTGGTGGCAAGAAATGAAACCACGCATCTGGTCACTATTCGACGAGCCCTATAGTTCCAATGCCGCCAAG aCCATTGGCGTTGTTTCTGTATTCTTTATCTGCATTTCGATATTGTCCTTCTGCCTGAAAACCCATCCCGATATGCGTGTGCCCATTGTGCATAATGTAACGGTGAAAACGGCAaatggcagcgctgcctgGTTTCTGGATAAATCAATGACTAATGCGCATATCGCATTCTTCTATATTGAATGCGTTTGCAATGCTTGGTTTACATTTGAGATATTG GTGCGCTTTATCTCATCGCCGAACAAGTGCGAGTTCTTAAAGTCATCTGTTAACATCATAGATTATATAGCAACGCTTAGCTTTTATATCGATCTAGTGCTTCAGCGATTCGCATCGCATCTGGAGAACGCTGACATACTCGAGTTCTTCTCGATCATACGCATTATGCGATTGTTTAAGCTGACACGTCACTCGTCCGGCCTCAAAATCCTAATACAAACGTTCCGCGCCTCGGCCAAGGAGCTGACGCTATTAGTCTTCTTCCTCGTCCTGGGCATTGTGATCTTCGCCAGTCTCGTTTACTATGCCGAGCGCATACAACCGAATCCGCACAACGATTTCAACAGCATACCGCTGGGATTGTGGTGGGCGCTGGTCACCATGACCACCGTGGGATATGGTGACATGGCGCCCAAGACCTACATTGGCATGTTTGTGGGCGCTCTCTGCGCTTTAGCCGGTGTGCTAACCATTGCACTGCCCGTGCCCGTCATTGTCAGCAATTTCGCCATGTACTATTCCCACACGCAGGCACGCGCCAAGCTCCCGAAGAAGCGTCGGCGTGTGCTGCCCGTGGAGCAGCCACGTCAGCCACAAC gTGCACCCGGTGGTGCTGTTAGTGGGTGTGGCACGCCTGGTTCGGGTCCACACTCGGGTCCCATGGGTTCGGGTGGCACTGGACCGCGTCGCATGAACAATAAAACCAAGGATCTGGTCAGTCCCAAGTCAG TTGCTCAACTCTTCACAGGTCCCTTGGGCGCCAGCATTGTGGCCATGAGTCCACGCACTATGCTCGATCTGAATCCAGCCCTGGCCATGGGTAAGCCCACATTTCAGCCACGTTTTCCCACACAGCTGGCCGCCACTGGCAACACAATGGGcgccgcagctgcaacagcaacaactacagcagccACCGCACCAATTGtgccagcaactgttgctgccgctgcagcagcaactgttgtcaCTGCCGCAACGGCGGCTACACTGCCAGCGGTGCCAAGCATAGCGGTTACCGCCAGTCTGGGCAAGGACttcagcaccaccaccaccagcaccacaacaacaacactggacaacagcagcaagaaggCGTTTCTCTAA
- the LOC108608384 gene encoding potassium voltage-gated channel protein Shaw isoform X3 has translation MNLINMDSENRVVLNVGGIRHETYKATLKKIPATRLSRLTEALANYDPILNEYFFDRHPGVFAQVLNYYRTGKLHYPTDVCGPLFEEELEFWGLDSNQVEPCCWMTYTQHRDTQETLAVLDRLDLDTEKPSEEELARKFGFEEDYYKGTISWWQEMKPRIWSLFDEPYSSNAAKTIGVVSVFFICISILSFCLKTHPDMRVPIVHNVTVKTANGSAAWFLDKSMTNAHIAFFYIECVCNAWFTFEILVRFISSPNKCEFLKSSVNIIDYIATLSFYIDLVLQRFASHLENADILEFFSIIRIMRLFKLTRHSSGLKILIQTFRASAKELTLLVFFLVLGIVIFASLVYYAERIQPNPHNDFNSIPLGLWWALVTMTTVGYGDMAPKTYIGMFVGALCALAGVLTIALPVPVIVSNFAMYYSHTQARAKLPKKRRRVLPVEQPRQPQRAPGGAVSGCGTPGSGPHSGPMGSGGTGPRRMNNKTKDLVSPKSVAQLFTGPLGASIVAMSPRTMLDLNPALAMGKPTFQPRFPTQLAATGNTMGAAAATATTTAATAPIVPATVAAAAAATVVTAATAATLPAVPSIAVTASLGKDFSTTTTSTTTTTLDNSSKKAFL, from the exons ATGAATCTGATTAATATGGATTCGGAAAATCGCGTCGTGCTCAATGTGGGTGGCATTAGGCACGAGACGTACAAGGCCACCCTCAAGAAAATACCAGCGACTCGATTGTCGCGTCTAACCGAAGCGCTCGCCAACTATGATCCCATACTCAATGAGTACTTCTTCGATCGACATCCCGGCGTATTCGCTCAAGTGCTCAACTACTACAG aACCGGCAAGCTGCATTATCCCACAGATGTCTGCGGTCCGCTGTTTGAAGAGGAATTGGAATTTTGGGGCTTAGACTCAAATCAAGTGGAACCCTGCTGCTGGATGACCTATACACAG CATCGTGACACGCAGGAAACTTTAGCCGTTTTAGATCGTTTAGATCTGGATACGGAAAAACCGTCCGAAGAGGAATTGGCGCGCAAGTTTGGCTTTGAGGAGGATTACTACAAAGGCACCATATCCTGGTGGCAAGAAATGAAACCACGCATCTGGTCACTATTCGACGAGCCCTATAGTTCCAATGCCGCCAAG aCCATTGGCGTTGTTTCTGTATTCTTTATCTGCATTTCGATATTGTCCTTCTGCCTGAAAACCCATCCCGATATGCGTGTGCCCATTGTGCATAATGTAACGGTGAAAACGGCAaatggcagcgctgcctgGTTTCTGGATAAATCAATGACTAATGCGCATATCGCATTCTTCTATATTGAATGCGTTTGCAATGCTTGGTTTACATTTGAGATATTG GTGCGCTTTATCTCATCGCCGAACAAGTGCGAGTTCTTAAAGTCATCTGTTAACATCATAGATTATATAGCAACGCTTAGCTTTTATATCGATCTAGTGCTTCAGCGATTCGCATCGCATCTGGAGAACGCTGACATACTCGAGTTCTTCTCGATCATACGCATTATGCGATTGTTTAAGCTGACACGTCACTCGTCCGGCCTCAAAATCCTAATACAAACGTTCCGCGCCTCGGCCAAGGAGCTGACGCTATTAGTCTTCTTCCTCGTCCTGGGCATTGTGATCTTCGCCAGTCTCGTTTACTATGCCGAGCGCATACAACCGAATCCGCACAACGATTTCAACAGCATACCGCTGGGATTGTGGTGGGCGCTGGTCACCATGACCACCGTGGGATATGGTGACATGGCGCCCAAGACCTACATTGGCATGTTTGTGGGCGCTCTCTGCGCTTTAGCCGGTGTGCTAACCATTGCACTGCCCGTGCCCGTCATTGTCAGCAATTTCGCCATGTACTATTCCCACACGCAGGCACGCGCCAAGCTCCCGAAGAAGCGTCGGCGTGTGCTGCCCGTGGAGCAGCCACGTCAGCCACAAC gTGCACCCGGTGGTGCTGTTAGTGGGTGTGGCACGCCTGGTTCGGGTCCACACTCGGGTCCCATGGGTTCGGGTGGCACTGGACCGCGTCGCATGAACAATAAAACCAAGGATCTGGTCAGTCCCAAGTCAG TTGCTCAACTCTTCACAGGTCCCTTGGGCGCCAGCATTGTGGCCATGAGTCCACGCACTATGCTCGATCTGAATCCAGCCCTGGCCATGGGTAAGCCCACATTTCAGCCACGTTTTCCCACACAGCTGGCCGCCACTGGCAACACAATGGGcgccgcagctgcaacagcaacaactacagcagccACCGCACCAATTGtgccagcaactgttgctgccgctgcagcagcaactgttgtcaCTGCCGCAACGGCGGCTACACTGCCAGCGGTGCCAAGCATAGCGGTTACCGCCAGTCTGGGCAAGGACttcagcaccaccaccaccagcaccacaacaacaacactggacaacagcagcaagaaggCGTTTCTCTAA
- the LOC108608201 gene encoding 40S ribosomal protein S24 translates to MATGTTATIRTRKFMTNRLLARKQMVCDVLHPGLSSVNKTEIREKLAAMYKVTPDVVFAFGFRTNFGGGRSTGFALIYDTLDYAKKFEPKHRLARHGLFEEKKQTRKQRKERRNRMKKVRGTAKAKIGTGKK, encoded by the coding sequence ATGGCGACCGGCACTACAGCTACAATCCGCACCCGCAAGTTCATGACCAACCGTCTGCTTGCCAGGAAACAGATGGTCTGCGATGTGCTCCACCCCGGACTCTCGTCTGTTAACAAGACCGAGATCCGCGAGAAGCTCGCTGCCATGTACAAGGTGACACCCGATGTTGTCTTTGCATTCGGTTTCCGCACAAACTTCGGTGGCGGCCGTTCAACTGGCTTTGCCCTCATCTACGATACTTTGGACTACGCCAAGAAGTTCGAGCCCAAGCATCGTCTGGCTCGTCATGGCCTGTTCGAGGAGAAGAAGCAGACCCGCAAGCAGCGCAAGGAGCGTCGCAACAGAATGAAGAAGGTCCGTGGTACTGCCAAGGCTAAGATTGGTACCGGCAAGAAGTAA
- the LOC117134703 gene encoding uncharacterized protein LOC117134703 codes for MVMQCTCDCNCSSVRDCLPRGTKSKEQQQEQQDSPAMEQSVNYYRRLSNSSSALYGSCPQLPQTAAAANVQQHTASCNSKRQVTAAAAEARSYSSLLHAKLRDAVLCNKCAL; via the coding sequence ATGGTTATGCAGTGCACATgcgattgcaattgcagtaGTGTACGCGATTGTTTGCCACGTGGCACAAAGTcgaaggagcagcagcaggagcagcaggacTCGCCTGCTATGGAGCAGAGCGTTAACTATTATCGCCGCCTATCGAATAGCTCAAGTGCGCTCTACGGCAGCTGCCCACAGCTGCcacaaacagcagcggcagccaacGTGCAACAGCATacagcaagttgcaacagcaagcggcaagtaactgcagctgcagctgaggcGCGTTCATACTCGAGTCTACTGCATGCGAAGCTGAGAGACGCGGTGCTGTGCAACAAATGCGCGCTGTGA
- the LOC108596376 gene encoding glycerophosphocholine phosphodiesterase GPCPD1, protein MQRWLNTDNDDDAMAAPLTCPASPTVERIYGDINASRLWKFRVLVTEQLASNERLALVGNCDALGNWQSSGAAIMSLEPDSEAEDSQVWQAQVYIPRQCGTEYRYFVCAVDPITEQLVVRRWEVQLQPRCIAELQQQAAQVQDTFGSYNGLEKVDRGWLTKETLVQLKFFYAPFSWKQRMKRRLVHVKVTPMNLRIPSADAGTCSSTLEDSLSNDTHDTRENGGDNSAAFGFSEVVTLSAEECELRAQEQFGAACGASDLVIFHLTVLDLENTAYLVDLYSYSSRVAKEDGPPQHLGYHYVLPNLLKRSEGNLELPITCAKSHRPLGMMRLGYLLVKPSSVCANMEMQVSYARYWNNKWTGLDVGHRGSGTSFKAKDAVIRENTITS, encoded by the exons atgcaACGCTGGTTAAATACTGATAACGATGATGACGCCATGGCAGCGCCACTAACATGCCCAGCCTCGCCCACAGTGGAGCGCATCTATGGCGACATCAATGCCAGTCGCTTGTGGAAATTTCGTGTGCTAGTAACAGAGCAGCTGGCGTCGAATGAGCGACTGGCGCTGGTGGGCAACTGCGATGCACTGGGCAATTGGCAAAGCAGTGGCGCAGCTATAATGAGCTTGGAGCCAGACTCGGAGGCGGAGGACAGTCAAGTGTGGCAGGCACAAGTTTATATACCACGTCAATGTGGCACAGAGTATCGCTACTTTGTGTGCGCTGTAGATCCGATTACAGAGCAACTGGTGGTGCGTCGCTGGGAGGTGCAGCTGCAACCACGCTGCATAGccgaactgcagcagcaggcagcgcaaGTGCAGGATACTTTTGGCAGCTACAATGGGTTGGAGAAAGTGGATCGTGGCTGGCTGACCAAGGAGACGCTAGTGCAGCTAAAGTTCTTCTATGCGCCGTTTAGCTGGAAACAGCGCATGAAGCGACGCCTGGTGCATGTCAAAGTGACGCCCATGAATTTGCGCATACCTAGCGCAGATGCGGGCACCTGCAGCTCCACGCTGGAGGATTCACTGTCCAATGATACACACGATACGCGTGAGAATGGCGGCGACAATAGCGCGGCCTTTGGTTTTAGCGAAGTGGTTACGCTCAGCGCTGAGGAGTGCGAGCTGCGTGCGCAGGAACAATTCGGCGCTGCTTGTGGTGCTAGCGATTTGGTTATTTTTCATCTAACTGTGCTGGATTTGGAGAATACAGCTTACTTGGTCGATCTTTATAGCTACAGCTCGCGTGTGGCTAAGGAGGATGGTCCGCCACAGCATTTGGGCTATCACTATGTGCTGCCTAATCTGCTAAAGCGCTCCGAGGGCAATCTGGAGCTGCCCATAACCTGCGCCAAGAGTCATCGTCCGCTGGGCATGATGCGTCTAGGCTATCTGCTGGTTAAACCTTCCTCCGTGTGTGCTAATATGGAAATGCAAGTAAGCTATGCGCGCTATTGGAACAACAAGTGGACTGGACTGGATGTAGGTCATCGTGGCTCAGGCACAAGCTTTAAG GCTAAGGATGCAGTTATACGTGAGAACACCATTACCTCG
- the LOC108608384 gene encoding potassium voltage-gated channel protein Shaw isoform X2, translating into MTYIPKRMQHYAHAAMNLINMDSENRVVLNVGGIRHETYKATLKKIPATRLSRLTEALANYDPILNEYFFDRHPGVFAQVLNYYRTGKLHYPTDVCGPLFEEELEFWGLDSNQVEPCCWMTYTQHRDTQETLAVLDRLDLDTEKPSEEELARKFGFEEDYYKGTISWWQEMKPRIWSLFDEPYSSNAAKTIGVVSVFFICISILSFCLKTHPDMRVPIVHNVTVKTANGSAAWFLDKSMTNAHIAFFYIECVCNAWFTFEILVRFISSPNKCEFLKSSVNIIDYIATLSFYIDLVLQRFASHLENADILEFFSIIRIMRLFKLTRHSSGLKILIQTFRASAKELTLLVFFLVLGIVIFASLVYYAERIQPNPHNDFNSIPLGLWWALVTMTTVGYGDMAPKTYIGMFVGALCALAGVLTIALPVPVIVSNFAMYYSHTQARAKLPKKRRRVLPVEQPRQPQRAPGGAVSGCGTPGSGPHSGPMGSGGTGPRRMNNKTKDLVSPKSGPLGASIVAMSPRTMLDLNPALAMGKPTFQPRFPTQLAATGNTMGAAAATATTTAATAPIVPATVAAAAAATVVTAATAATLPAVPSIAVTASLGKDFSTTTTSTTTTTLDNSSKKAFL; encoded by the exons ATGACATATATACCTAAAAGAATGCAACATTATGCGCATGCAGCCATGAATCTGATTAATATGGATTCGGAAAATCGCGTCGTGCTCAATGTGGGTGGCATTAGGCACGAGACGTACAAGGCCACCCTCAAGAAAATACCAGCGACTCGATTGTCGCGTCTAACCGAAGCGCTCGCCAACTATGATCCCATACTCAATGAGTACTTCTTCGATCGACATCCCGGCGTATTCGCTCAAGTGCTCAACTACTACAG aACCGGCAAGCTGCATTATCCCACAGATGTCTGCGGTCCGCTGTTTGAAGAGGAATTGGAATTTTGGGGCTTAGACTCAAATCAAGTGGAACCCTGCTGCTGGATGACCTATACACAG CATCGTGACACGCAGGAAACTTTAGCCGTTTTAGATCGTTTAGATCTGGATACGGAAAAACCGTCCGAAGAGGAATTGGCGCGCAAGTTTGGCTTTGAGGAGGATTACTACAAAGGCACCATATCCTGGTGGCAAGAAATGAAACCACGCATCTGGTCACTATTCGACGAGCCCTATAGTTCCAATGCCGCCAAG aCCATTGGCGTTGTTTCTGTATTCTTTATCTGCATTTCGATATTGTCCTTCTGCCTGAAAACCCATCCCGATATGCGTGTGCCCATTGTGCATAATGTAACGGTGAAAACGGCAaatggcagcgctgcctgGTTTCTGGATAAATCAATGACTAATGCGCATATCGCATTCTTCTATATTGAATGCGTTTGCAATGCTTGGTTTACATTTGAGATATTG GTGCGCTTTATCTCATCGCCGAACAAGTGCGAGTTCTTAAAGTCATCTGTTAACATCATAGATTATATAGCAACGCTTAGCTTTTATATCGATCTAGTGCTTCAGCGATTCGCATCGCATCTGGAGAACGCTGACATACTCGAGTTCTTCTCGATCATACGCATTATGCGATTGTTTAAGCTGACACGTCACTCGTCCGGCCTCAAAATCCTAATACAAACGTTCCGCGCCTCGGCCAAGGAGCTGACGCTATTAGTCTTCTTCCTCGTCCTGGGCATTGTGATCTTCGCCAGTCTCGTTTACTATGCCGAGCGCATACAACCGAATCCGCACAACGATTTCAACAGCATACCGCTGGGATTGTGGTGGGCGCTGGTCACCATGACCACCGTGGGATATGGTGACATGGCGCCCAAGACCTACATTGGCATGTTTGTGGGCGCTCTCTGCGCTTTAGCCGGTGTGCTAACCATTGCACTGCCCGTGCCCGTCATTGTCAGCAATTTCGCCATGTACTATTCCCACACGCAGGCACGCGCCAAGCTCCCGAAGAAGCGTCGGCGTGTGCTGCCCGTGGAGCAGCCACGTCAGCCACAAC gTGCACCCGGTGGTGCTGTTAGTGGGTGTGGCACGCCTGGTTCGGGTCCACACTCGGGTCCCATGGGTTCGGGTGGCACTGGACCGCGTCGCATGAACAATAAAACCAAGGATCTGGTCAGTCCCAAGTCAG GTCCCTTGGGCGCCAGCATTGTGGCCATGAGTCCACGCACTATGCTCGATCTGAATCCAGCCCTGGCCATGGGTAAGCCCACATTTCAGCCACGTTTTCCCACACAGCTGGCCGCCACTGGCAACACAATGGGcgccgcagctgcaacagcaacaactacagcagccACCGCACCAATTGtgccagcaactgttgctgccgctgcagcagcaactgttgtcaCTGCCGCAACGGCGGCTACACTGCCAGCGGTGCCAAGCATAGCGGTTACCGCCAGTCTGGGCAAGGACttcagcaccaccaccaccagcaccacaacaacaacactggacaacagcagcaagaaggCGTTTCTCTAA
- the LOC108608384 gene encoding potassium voltage-gated channel protein Shaw isoform X4 translates to MTYIPKRMQHYAHAAMNLINMDSENRVVLNVGGIRHETYKATLKKIPATRLSRLTEALANYDPILNEYFFDRHPGVFAQVLNYYRTGKLHYPTDVCGPLFEEELEFWGLDSNQVEPCCWMTYTQHRDTQETLAVLDRLDLDTEKPSEEELARKFGFEEDYYKGTISWWQEMKPRIWSLFDEPYSSNAAKTIGVVSVFFICISILSFCLKTHPDMRVPIVHNVTVKTANGSAAWFLDKSMTNAHIAFFYIECVCNAWFTFEILVRFISSPNKCEFLKSSVNIIDYIATLSFYIDLVLQRFASHLENADILEFFSIIRIMRLFKLTRHSSGLKILIQTFRASAKELTLLVFFLVLGIVIFASLVYYAERIQPNPHNDFNSIPLGLWWALVTMTTVGYGDMAPKTYIGMFVGALCALAGVLTIALPVPVIVSNFAMYYSHTQARAKLPKKRRRVLPVEQPRQPQRAPGGAVSGCGTPGSGPHSGPMGSGGTGPRRMNNKTKDLVSPKSDEYTTMIGKPRDGKKSRLL, encoded by the exons ATGACATATATACCTAAAAGAATGCAACATTATGCGCATGCAGCCATGAATCTGATTAATATGGATTCGGAAAATCGCGTCGTGCTCAATGTGGGTGGCATTAGGCACGAGACGTACAAGGCCACCCTCAAGAAAATACCAGCGACTCGATTGTCGCGTCTAACCGAAGCGCTCGCCAACTATGATCCCATACTCAATGAGTACTTCTTCGATCGACATCCCGGCGTATTCGCTCAAGTGCTCAACTACTACAG aACCGGCAAGCTGCATTATCCCACAGATGTCTGCGGTCCGCTGTTTGAAGAGGAATTGGAATTTTGGGGCTTAGACTCAAATCAAGTGGAACCCTGCTGCTGGATGACCTATACACAG CATCGTGACACGCAGGAAACTTTAGCCGTTTTAGATCGTTTAGATCTGGATACGGAAAAACCGTCCGAAGAGGAATTGGCGCGCAAGTTTGGCTTTGAGGAGGATTACTACAAAGGCACCATATCCTGGTGGCAAGAAATGAAACCACGCATCTGGTCACTATTCGACGAGCCCTATAGTTCCAATGCCGCCAAG aCCATTGGCGTTGTTTCTGTATTCTTTATCTGCATTTCGATATTGTCCTTCTGCCTGAAAACCCATCCCGATATGCGTGTGCCCATTGTGCATAATGTAACGGTGAAAACGGCAaatggcagcgctgcctgGTTTCTGGATAAATCAATGACTAATGCGCATATCGCATTCTTCTATATTGAATGCGTTTGCAATGCTTGGTTTACATTTGAGATATTG GTGCGCTTTATCTCATCGCCGAACAAGTGCGAGTTCTTAAAGTCATCTGTTAACATCATAGATTATATAGCAACGCTTAGCTTTTATATCGATCTAGTGCTTCAGCGATTCGCATCGCATCTGGAGAACGCTGACATACTCGAGTTCTTCTCGATCATACGCATTATGCGATTGTTTAAGCTGACACGTCACTCGTCCGGCCTCAAAATCCTAATACAAACGTTCCGCGCCTCGGCCAAGGAGCTGACGCTATTAGTCTTCTTCCTCGTCCTGGGCATTGTGATCTTCGCCAGTCTCGTTTACTATGCCGAGCGCATACAACCGAATCCGCACAACGATTTCAACAGCATACCGCTGGGATTGTGGTGGGCGCTGGTCACCATGACCACCGTGGGATATGGTGACATGGCGCCCAAGACCTACATTGGCATGTTTGTGGGCGCTCTCTGCGCTTTAGCCGGTGTGCTAACCATTGCACTGCCCGTGCCCGTCATTGTCAGCAATTTCGCCATGTACTATTCCCACACGCAGGCACGCGCCAAGCTCCCGAAGAAGCGTCGGCGTGTGCTGCCCGTGGAGCAGCCACGTCAGCCACAAC gTGCACCCGGTGGTGCTGTTAGTGGGTGTGGCACGCCTGGTTCGGGTCCACACTCGGGTCCCATGGGTTCGGGTGGCACTGGACCGCGTCGCATGAACAATAAAACCAAGGATCTGGTCAGTCCCAAGTCAG ATGAATATACCACCATGATTGGCAAACCACGTGATGGCAAAAAGAGCAGGCTGCTCTAA